In Dyadobacter sp. NIV53, a single window of DNA contains:
- a CDS encoding Rrf2 family transcriptional regulator — translation MNNSKFAISVHILTLLATAEEEWMSSEYLAGSININPVMVRKELINLRESGLVTSKEGKSGGSKLGKSPDAILMSHVYEAVRQTELLGKGRNSLNPHCPVGRKINEHLDSLYEESERALITSLAKTTLADFCKKFD, via the coding sequence ATGAATAATAGTAAATTTGCTATCTCAGTACATATTCTGACGCTGTTAGCAACTGCGGAAGAGGAATGGATGTCTTCGGAATATCTTGCCGGCAGTATTAATATTAATCCGGTTATGGTGCGCAAAGAGTTGATCAATCTGCGTGAATCTGGATTAGTTACCAGCAAGGAAGGAAAATCAGGTGGGAGCAAATTAGGTAAGTCCCCTGACGCGATCCTGATGTCTCACGTATATGAAGCTGTAAGACAAACCGAGCTTCTGGGAAAAGGAAGGAACTCACTTAATCCTCACTGTCCGGTTGGCCGGAAAATTAATGAACACCTGGATAGTCTGTACGAGGAATCCGAGAGAGCATTGATTACGAGTCTGGCCAAAACTACTCTAGCAGATTTTTGTAAGAAATTTGATTAA
- a CDS encoding NAD(P)-dependent oxidoreductase: MKIALIGATGFVGSHVLTELVNRGHEVTAISRNPEKLDIDSKLVKSTQADVFNEDEFARIIEGHDAVISAYNPGWTNPNIYNEFLAGAQAIQAAVKKSGVKRILVVGGAGSLEIAPGIQLVDTPEFPEQFKPGATSARDYLNILKKNLIWIGLF, from the coding sequence ATGAAAATTGCACTAATTGGGGCAACAGGATTTGTGGGCTCGCATGTTTTGACAGAATTGGTTAATCGTGGTCATGAAGTTACTGCTATATCGCGAAACCCGGAAAAGCTGGATATAGACAGCAAGCTTGTTAAATCAACACAAGCAGACGTATTTAATGAAGATGAATTTGCCAGGATAATTGAAGGGCATGATGCGGTTATCAGCGCATATAATCCTGGCTGGACCAACCCCAATATATACAATGAATTTTTAGCAGGTGCGCAGGCGATACAGGCAGCAGTGAAAAAATCCGGTGTTAAAAGAATACTGGTAGTTGGTGGAGCAGGTAGTCTGGAAATTGCTCCCGGAATACAGTTGGTTGATACACCTGAATTTCCGGAACAGTTTAAACCGGGAGCTACATCCGCCCGTGATTACCTTAATATTCTTAAAAAGAACTTAATCTGGATTGGACTTTTCTAA
- the ygiD gene encoding 4,5-DOPA dioxygenase extradiol, which produces MKLRGLKNFTDSFSQSDTMPVLFLGHGSPMNGIENNQFTLEWNKLGEAIQVPKAVIVISAHWLTKGTKITAMQNPKTIHDFGGFPKQLFDVQYPAPGDPVLALETSRLVKSTNVGLDHDWGLDHGTWTIVRHMYPNANIPILQLSIDYDKPAEYHYALAKELGELRKKGVLIIGSGNMIHNLRMVAWDKVAEPEFGYDWAIELKIKMKELVENGNHEPLIHYEKMGAAARYAIPTPDHYYPLLYALGLQEKNEQATTFNDVAVMGSLTMTSVKIS; this is translated from the coding sequence ATGAAACTGAGAGGCCTGAAAAATTTTACGGATAGTTTTTCACAATCTGATACCATGCCCGTATTATTTCTGGGACATGGTTCACCAATGAATGGTATTGAAAATAATCAGTTCACCCTGGAATGGAATAAACTGGGAGAAGCAATTCAGGTTCCGAAAGCTGTAATTGTAATTTCGGCGCACTGGCTTACCAAGGGAACAAAGATCACGGCCATGCAAAACCCAAAGACTATTCATGACTTTGGAGGGTTTCCCAAACAGCTGTTTGACGTACAATATCCAGCTCCGGGTGACCCGGTTTTAGCTCTTGAAACGTCACGTTTGGTAAAGAGCACCAACGTTGGTTTAGATCATGACTGGGGGCTGGATCACGGAACCTGGACTATTGTCAGACATATGTACCCAAATGCGAATATTCCTATATTACAGTTAAGCATCGATTATGATAAACCCGCGGAATATCACTACGCACTTGCGAAAGAACTTGGAGAACTTCGTAAAAAAGGAGTGCTTATTATTGGCAGCGGTAACATGATTCATAACCTGCGAATGGTTGCATGGGACAAAGTCGCAGAACCTGAATTTGGTTACGACTGGGCAATTGAGTTGAAAATAAAAATGAAGGAACTGGTAGAAAATGGTAACCATGAGCCATTGATCCATTATGAAAAAATGGGTGCAGCAGCACGTTATGCGATTCCAACACCCGACCATTATTATCCCTTGTTATATGCATTGGGTTTGCAGGAAAAAAATGAGCAAGCGACCACTTTCAACGATGTAGCTGTGATGGGTTCGCTAACTATGACGTCGGTTAAAATCAGCTAA
- a CDS encoding SRPBCC domain-containing protein, translating into MNRKLLATTSISIHATPAEVWQALINPAIIKEYMYGTETRTDWVLGSPITFSGEYNGKSYIDKGEILAINPERVLSYSYWSSLSGTDDFEDNYAHITYHLSEFDDETILVITQDNLEDDEEVIKVEDNWMKVSHTIKSVVEENSILKKK; encoded by the coding sequence ATGAACCGTAAACTTCTTGCAACAACATCAATTTCCATTCATGCAACACCTGCTGAAGTATGGCAGGCGCTCATAAATCCGGCAATTATTAAGGAATACATGTATGGAACCGAGACCAGAACTGACTGGGTATTGGGGAGTCCGATTACTTTTTCAGGAGAATATAATGGTAAATCTTACATTGACAAAGGTGAAATTCTGGCGATAAATCCGGAACGTGTCCTGAGTTACAGCTATTGGAGTTCTCTATCCGGTACAGATGATTTTGAAGATAATTACGCACACATAACCTACCACCTTTCCGAATTTGATGACGAGACTATTCTGGTCATTACGCAGGACAATCTGGAAGATGATGAAGAGGTTATAAAAGTAGAAGACAACTGGATGAAAGTTTCCCACACCATTAAATCTGTAGTAGAAGAAAATTCAATTTTGAAGAAAAAATAA
- a CDS encoding DoxX family membrane protein, translating into MLTSFQWSFLLARLAIGMSMFGHGLVRIPKLHGFSNWMLGQFQKSILPNAIVEPFSYILPVAEFSIGLLLLLGLFTRQALIAGSFVMIALIFGSSMIEEWGAIPSQLFHAAYFSILLCFVHSYNVFALDNLIKKT; encoded by the coding sequence ATGTTAACTTCATTTCAGTGGTCATTTCTTTTAGCGCGGCTTGCAATAGGAATGAGTATGTTTGGGCATGGACTGGTCCGGATTCCAAAGCTACACGGATTCAGTAACTGGATGCTTGGACAATTTCAGAAATCTATACTTCCAAATGCAATTGTTGAACCATTCAGTTATATCCTTCCGGTTGCTGAGTTCTCTATTGGATTGTTATTGTTGCTGGGACTGTTTACCAGGCAGGCACTCATCGCCGGAAGCTTTGTTATGATTGCCTTGATTTTTGGATCTTCCATGATAGAGGAATGGGGCGCTATCCCGTCGCAACTTTTCCATGCTGCTTACTTTTCAATATTACTATGCTTTGTACATTCATACAATGTTTTTGCACTGGATAATCTTATCAAAAAAACATGA
- the rlmD gene encoding 23S rRNA (uracil(1939)-C(5))-methyltransferase RlmD, translating into MSKKNTYEYVEITDFAAEGKCIFKSEDGVIFVEGNVAPGDIVDLEVVKVKKKLKEAIVTKVHSKSTMRTEPYCLHYSVCGGCKWQHIGYEHQLNFKRQQVVDHFERIGKIKDVVINPILAAPKTEYYRNKLEFTFSNWRWLTKEQMDSGAQFTKHALGFHVPKRFDKIFTVDHCHLQPDPSNTIRNSLHHFGELHGIPYYDVRFNVGTLRNLVIRTANSGDVMVIVQFGEQNDEAIEMVMQYLQKTHAEITSLNYIVNLKGNDSYQDQEVIHYSGETNIRETMEDLTFLVGPKSFYQTNSAQAYNLFSVTREFAGLTGNEFVYDLYTGTGTIANFVARQAKKVIGIEYVEAAVEDARINSKINGITNTSFFAGDMRRIMNEEFLRKHGRPDVIITDPPRAGMDQPVVETILKAAPDRVVYVSCNTATQARDLALMADDYEVTRVQPVDMFPNTHHVENVALLKRRG; encoded by the coding sequence ATGTCCAAAAAGAATACCTATGAATACGTTGAAATTACGGATTTCGCGGCAGAAGGCAAATGTATATTTAAATCAGAAGACGGCGTAATTTTTGTAGAAGGGAATGTTGCTCCCGGTGACATAGTTGATCTGGAAGTCGTCAAAGTCAAAAAGAAATTAAAGGAAGCCATTGTTACAAAAGTTCATTCCAAATCTACCATGCGGACGGAGCCTTATTGTTTGCATTATTCGGTTTGTGGCGGATGCAAATGGCAGCATATCGGTTATGAGCACCAGCTTAATTTTAAAAGGCAGCAGGTAGTTGACCATTTTGAAAGGATAGGAAAAATAAAAGACGTTGTAATTAATCCAATTCTGGCAGCGCCAAAAACAGAATATTACCGCAATAAACTGGAATTTACTTTTTCCAACTGGCGCTGGCTTACCAAGGAACAAATGGATTCGGGAGCACAGTTTACCAAACATGCTTTGGGATTTCATGTTCCGAAAAGGTTTGATAAAATTTTTACAGTTGACCATTGCCACCTTCAGCCTGATCCTTCCAATACGATCAGGAATTCTCTACATCATTTTGGCGAGTTGCATGGAATACCTTATTACGACGTACGTTTCAATGTAGGTACGTTAAGGAATCTGGTTATACGTACAGCGAATTCTGGTGATGTCATGGTAATCGTACAATTTGGGGAGCAAAATGATGAGGCTATAGAAATGGTGATGCAGTATTTACAGAAAACGCATGCTGAAATTACATCCCTCAATTACATTGTTAATCTCAAAGGAAATGATTCTTACCAGGATCAGGAGGTTATACATTACTCGGGAGAAACTAATATCAGAGAAACAATGGAAGACCTGACTTTCCTGGTTGGCCCAAAATCCTTTTACCAAACCAATTCTGCCCAGGCTTATAATTTATTTAGTGTAACACGGGAATTTGCCGGTTTGACAGGTAATGAATTTGTTTATGATCTATATACAGGTACCGGTACGATTGCCAACTTTGTAGCGAGGCAGGCAAAGAAAGTTATTGGTATAGAATATGTAGAGGCGGCGGTAGAAGATGCAAGAATTAATTCGAAAATAAACGGCATAACCAATACTTCATTTTTTGCGGGAGATATGCGCCGGATTATGAATGAAGAATTTTTAAGAAAACACGGTAGGCCTGATGTAATTATTACCGATCCGCCAAGAGCAGGAATGGATCAGCCGGTAGTAGAAACGATATTAAAAGCAGCTCCTGACCGCGTAGTATATGTTAGCTGTAATACGGCAACCCAGGCGAGGGATCTGGCACTTATGGCCGACGATTATGAAGTAACAAGGGTTCAGCCGGTAGATATGTTCCCGAACACGCATCACGTTGAAAATGTAGCGTTGTTGAAAAGGAGGGGGTAA
- a CDS encoding gliding motility-associated C-terminal domain-containing protein, with the protein MKNQFTLLFLILLSFFNANATHIVGGQLFITENKGSYYNYKIGLTMYFDAINGNPGAEDPFVNIYVFRKRDNVSVGYLQAPKIERKSVNYTNPVCGISTLETIMITYASDLRLEGSAFNDPQGYYMVWDRCCRNGTITNIKIPGDAGSLFYLEFPPIVKNNVNFSNSSPVFPTIQGDYACVNAPFLFNFGGTDADGDSLVYSLITPMQGYSTKDVPSAPGQGASSYPTVTWIDGVTIANIIPGPKPLTVDSKTGMLSVTAGSTGLYVFTVRVDEYRNKTKIGTLTRDFQLKVVDCPKMDAPKLLFKPVGRDTFYTQNEIITITKDDPNCFEVMVTDPSINDHIKINGVAINNSENYFTVLPAEFQTTTANDTMRFQICLDECFVTYDNRPIRIELIAEDQSCPVPLSDTLTIFIRRESSGNTAPVVTTSLTNDYVHATAGLPVKFTVYGKDIDKDSIALSAQGQDFTISSQGMVFNPISGKETIQQNFTWTPPCNAKKGDTLAVDFLLKDLRCSGNPLGVSKPVYFIIDQSPNNPPSVSTDLNSSTISYTIGNSGTIEFNVLATDADTNTITLAALGRGFDMQAMGMNFTNKTGIKNLTSPYSWTPDCALMNGSTEQVFTIDFITADKNCLSASDTTTVEVTIKDNAEDQMPELPNVITPNGDGKNDCLLLDNLPAGTCVNQFKDVTIFNRWGKQVYYSIEKDKNWCPSDISGGYYYYLIRYTNQSYKSGLTVLK; encoded by the coding sequence ATGAAAAATCAGTTTACCCTACTATTTCTGATTCTGCTGTCCTTCTTTAATGCAAATGCAACTCATATAGTCGGTGGCCAGCTTTTTATTACTGAAAACAAAGGCTCGTATTATAACTACAAAATAGGGCTCACGATGTACTTCGATGCCATCAATGGCAATCCGGGCGCTGAAGATCCATTTGTAAACATTTATGTCTTTAGAAAAAGAGACAACGTATCGGTTGGCTATCTTCAGGCCCCAAAAATAGAACGAAAATCGGTCAATTACACCAATCCAGTGTGTGGAATCTCAACTTTGGAAACCATTATGATCACTTATGCCTCGGATTTAAGGCTTGAAGGAAGTGCATTTAATGACCCGCAAGGCTATTATATGGTGTGGGACCGCTGTTGCAGGAACGGAACAATTACCAATATAAAAATACCCGGCGATGCAGGAAGTTTGTTTTATCTGGAATTTCCACCAATAGTTAAAAATAATGTCAATTTTAGTAATTCTTCTCCTGTCTTTCCTACCATACAGGGTGATTATGCATGTGTAAATGCACCTTTTCTGTTCAATTTTGGCGGAACCGACGCCGATGGAGATAGTCTGGTTTACAGCCTTATAACACCAATGCAGGGATATTCAACCAAAGATGTACCAAGCGCACCCGGACAGGGAGCTTCCAGTTATCCCACAGTAACCTGGATCGACGGCGTTACTATTGCTAACATTATTCCAGGCCCCAAACCCCTTACAGTTGATTCCAAAACCGGAATGCTTTCAGTTACGGCAGGAAGTACAGGCCTGTATGTGTTCACAGTCCGGGTAGATGAATACCGTAATAAAACCAAAATTGGCACTTTGACACGTGATTTCCAGCTGAAAGTAGTGGACTGCCCCAAAATGGATGCCCCAAAATTGCTTTTCAAACCTGTCGGCAGAGATACTTTTTACACACAAAATGAAATTATCACAATAACAAAAGATGATCCCAATTGTTTTGAAGTAATGGTTACTGATCCGTCTATCAATGATCACATTAAAATAAACGGTGTGGCCATCAACAATTCCGAAAACTACTTTACCGTCCTGCCCGCTGAATTTCAAACAACAACTGCTAATGATACCATGCGTTTTCAGATCTGTCTGGACGAGTGTTTTGTAACCTATGACAACCGGCCGATCAGGATTGAACTGATTGCGGAAGATCAGAGTTGTCCAGTGCCTTTGTCTGATACATTGACCATTTTCATCAGGCGTGAAAGCAGCGGCAATACAGCGCCTGTGGTTACGACATCACTGACAAACGATTACGTACATGCTACAGCGGGGCTGCCGGTTAAATTTACGGTTTATGGTAAGGATATAGATAAGGACAGCATTGCCTTGTCTGCGCAAGGGCAGGATTTTACGATTTCTTCACAAGGGATGGTTTTTAATCCAATTTCAGGAAAAGAAACAATTCAGCAGAATTTCACCTGGACTCCGCCCTGCAATGCAAAAAAAGGAGATACGCTTGCTGTAGATTTTCTACTTAAAGATCTGCGCTGTTCAGGAAATCCCCTTGGCGTTTCTAAACCGGTTTATTTTATTATTGATCAGTCACCAAACAATCCGCCTTCTGTTTCGACAGATCTGAATTCTTCCACTATTTCCTATACAATCGGTAATTCAGGAACTATAGAATTCAATGTGTTGGCAACGGATGCTGATACTAACACAATTACTTTGGCAGCTCTGGGCCGTGGCTTTGATATGCAGGCCATGGGTATGAATTTCACTAATAAAACCGGTATTAAAAATTTAACTTCTCCTTATTCCTGGACACCGGATTGCGCTTTAATGAATGGTTCTACAGAACAGGTTTTTACAATTGACTTCATTACCGCCGACAAAAATTGCCTTTCTGCAAGCGATACAACAACGGTAGAAGTAACCATAAAAGACAATGCAGAAGATCAAATGCCTGAACTGCCAAATGTGATTACACCAAATGGTGATGGCAAAAATGACTGCCTTCTGCTCGACAATCTTCCAGCTGGAACCTGTGTAAACCAGTTCAAAGATGTAACCATTTTTAACCGATGGGGAAAACAGGTTTACTATTCAATCGAAAAAGATAAAAACTGGTGCCCCTCAGATATTTCAGGAGGTTACTATTATTATCTTATCCGTTATACCAACCAATCATATAAAAGCGGATTAACTGTTTTGAAATAA
- a CDS encoding SRPBCC family protein, whose amino-acid sequence MQELYFTQQLPISLEEAWSFFSNPANLKDITPAHMGFVVTSKHHGEKMYTGQIIRYVVRPVLGIPMKWCTEITHVEDKKYFIDEQRFGPYSFWHHQHHFTAVDGGVLMEDILNYKVPLGFLGNIVDALFVKNEVKGIFEYRKKILTSMFG is encoded by the coding sequence ATGCAGGAGTTATATTTTACCCAACAATTACCCATTTCACTTGAAGAGGCATGGTCATTCTTTTCTAATCCGGCTAATTTAAAAGACATTACACCTGCTCACATGGGTTTTGTGGTTACTTCTAAGCATCATGGCGAAAAGATGTACACTGGGCAAATTATCAGGTATGTTGTGCGTCCTGTTCTGGGAATTCCAATGAAGTGGTGTACCGAGATCACGCATGTTGAAGACAAAAAATACTTTATCGACGAACAGCGATTTGGGCCGTATTCTTTTTGGCATCATCAGCATCATTTTACAGCTGTGGATGGTGGGGTACTGATGGAAGATATTTTGAATTATAAAGTGCCACTGGGATTTTTGGGAAATATAGTGGACGCTTTATTTGTTAAAAATGAAGTGAAGGGTATTTTTGAATATCGAAAAAAGATCTTAACCTCCATGTTCGGATAA
- a CDS encoding Tex family protein has translation MNYSLISQQTSVSEKQVRNTIQLFEEGATLPFISRYRKEATGGLDEVQIGAIKDAWQKQQDVEKRREAILKNIDEQGKLSPELRRQINNVFTLVELEDIYLPYKQKRKTRASVAIEKGLEPLARLIFLGKENDPERKAVSFLNDQVQNVDDALHGARDIMAEWINENQEARTRIRSLFQRSAVISSKVKKKKEEEGAKYRDYFEFSEPLSRIPSHRLLAIRRGEEEGFLGVDISPDEEQVLESLDRIFVRGTNACKDQIELAVEDSYKRMLKPSIETEFSNLSKEKADVSAIQIFTENLRQLLLASPLGQKNVMAIDPGYRTGCKVVVLDSQGNLIADKVIYPFDKTNEANYTLTELITKFKVEAIAIGNGTAGRETEDFTKKLLNSLSKSDEIGLFMVSEQGASIYSASDVAREEFPDKDVTVRGSVSIGRRLMDPLAELVKIDPKSIGVGQYQHDVDQNSLKNALDVVVESCVNSVGVNLNTSSKHLLRYVSGLGPALAQNIVDFRAKNGNFKSRQQLLKVPRLGAKAFEQAAGFLRIENGVNPLDNSAVHPESYSLVEQMAKDVGATVKDLVQKAELRKQLNPSKYVSATVGLPTLKDILQELEKPSRDPRTPVKRFEFDSSVRKPEDLKIGMILPGLVTNITAFGAFVDIGVKQDGLVHLSQMADRFIKDPNEVVKLQQVVTVKVTEVDLARKRIALSMKGMV, from the coding sequence ATGAATTATTCCCTTATTTCCCAACAGACCAGCGTTTCTGAAAAACAAGTTCGAAATACCATACAGCTTTTTGAAGAAGGAGCAACACTGCCATTTATTTCCAGATACAGGAAAGAAGCAACAGGAGGCTTGGATGAAGTTCAGATTGGTGCAATAAAAGATGCATGGCAAAAGCAACAGGATGTTGAGAAACGAAGGGAGGCTATCTTGAAAAATATTGACGAACAGGGGAAATTATCCCCCGAATTACGAAGGCAAATTAACAACGTTTTTACACTCGTAGAACTCGAAGATATTTATTTGCCATATAAACAAAAACGTAAAACACGTGCTTCCGTCGCTATTGAAAAAGGATTGGAGCCATTGGCCCGGCTTATTTTTTTGGGGAAAGAAAATGATCCTGAAAGAAAAGCAGTGTCTTTTCTGAATGACCAGGTGCAAAATGTCGATGATGCCTTACATGGAGCCCGGGATATTATGGCAGAATGGATCAATGAAAATCAGGAAGCCCGTACACGTATTCGTTCGCTTTTTCAACGAAGCGCAGTAATATCTTCAAAAGTAAAAAAGAAGAAAGAGGAAGAAGGTGCCAAATACAGGGATTATTTTGAATTTTCGGAACCATTGTCCAGAATTCCCTCACACCGATTACTTGCTATCCGCCGTGGTGAAGAGGAAGGATTTTTGGGCGTGGATATTTCCCCGGATGAAGAACAGGTGCTTGAATCATTGGACCGCATATTCGTTAGGGGTACAAATGCCTGCAAAGACCAGATTGAACTTGCTGTGGAGGATAGTTATAAACGTATGCTCAAACCTTCAATAGAAACGGAATTTTCGAATCTGTCCAAAGAAAAAGCTGACGTTTCTGCTATCCAGATATTTACAGAAAATTTGAGGCAGCTTTTACTTGCGTCACCTCTGGGCCAGAAAAACGTGATGGCGATTGATCCCGGTTATAGAACGGGTTGCAAGGTGGTAGTGCTTGATAGTCAGGGGAATCTGATTGCTGATAAGGTAATTTATCCATTTGACAAAACCAATGAAGCTAACTACACACTGACTGAACTGATCACGAAATTTAAAGTTGAAGCCATTGCCATTGGAAACGGGACAGCAGGGCGTGAAACGGAAGATTTCACCAAAAAACTCCTGAATTCTTTAAGCAAATCTGATGAAATAGGTTTATTTATGGTCAGTGAGCAGGGTGCTTCCATTTATTCGGCATCTGATGTGGCACGTGAGGAATTTCCTGACAAAGATGTTACCGTTCGTGGCTCAGTATCCATCGGCCGCCGTTTAATGGATCCGTTAGCAGAGCTTGTAAAAATTGATCCGAAATCAATTGGAGTAGGGCAATATCAGCACGACGTGGATCAGAATTCATTGAAGAATGCTTTGGATGTAGTCGTAGAAAGCTGCGTAAATTCCGTAGGCGTAAATCTCAACACTTCCAGTAAGCATTTATTGCGCTACGTTTCCGGTTTAGGACCGGCACTGGCGCAAAATATAGTCGATTTCAGGGCTAAAAACGGGAATTTTAAATCAAGGCAGCAGTTGTTAAAAGTTCCACGCCTGGGTGCAAAAGCATTTGAACAGGCTGCCGGTTTTTTAAGAATAGAAAACGGGGTTAATCCGCTGGACAATAGTGCAGTACATCCTGAAAGTTACTCGCTGGTAGAACAAATGGCGAAAGATGTGGGAGCAACAGTAAAAGACCTGGTTCAGAAAGCTGAATTACGCAAACAACTCAATCCTTCAAAATACGTTTCAGCTACCGTCGGTTTGCCAACGTTAAAAGACATTTTGCAGGAACTGGAAAAACCATCACGTGATCCAAGAACGCCTGTCAAAAGATTTGAATTTGACAGTTCAGTCCGCAAACCTGAGGATTTGAAAATTGGTATGATCTTGCCAGGCCTGGTTACGAACATTACTGCCTTTGGTGCTTTTGTGGATATTGGTGTGAAACAGGATGGATTGGTTCATCTTTCACAAATGGCAGACAGATTCATTAAGGATCCGAATGAAGTTGTAAAGCTGCAACAGGTGGTGACGGTAAAAGTTACCGAAGTTGATCTGGCCAGGAAAAGAATTGCGCTAAGTATGAAAGGCATGGTGTAA
- a CDS encoding aldo/keto reductase: protein MIKRQLGNSDLYVAPLTLGGNVFGWTIDEAKSFEILDGFVSAGFNFIDTADVYSSWAPGNTGGESETIIGKWMKEKGNREHVIIATKVGADMGQGRKDLSKNYIVKAVEDSLKRLQTDYIDLYQTHWDDLLTPVEETLETYSELIKEGKVRWIGASNLSVARLSESLEASKENSFPAYQTFQPEYNLYAREGFEKEMEVVCLENNLGVINYYSLASGFLTGKYRSEADLGQSARGGGIKDFLNERGFKILKALDEISTRYETDQSSVAIAWLIARKSVTAPIASATNLKQLEALTNAADLNLDASAIEILNKASSY from the coding sequence ATGATTAAAAGACAATTAGGAAATTCTGATTTATATGTTGCGCCTCTCACTTTGGGTGGAAATGTATTTGGCTGGACCATTGATGAAGCAAAATCTTTTGAAATACTGGATGGATTTGTTAGTGCCGGATTCAATTTTATAGATACAGCAGATGTTTATTCAAGCTGGGCACCGGGAAATACTGGTGGTGAGTCGGAAACGATTATTGGTAAATGGATGAAAGAAAAGGGTAACCGTGAGCATGTGATCATTGCTACGAAAGTCGGTGCTGATATGGGTCAGGGAAGAAAAGACCTAAGTAAAAATTACATTGTTAAGGCCGTTGAAGATTCCCTGAAACGTCTGCAAACTGATTATATAGATCTCTATCAAACACACTGGGACGACTTGCTTACACCAGTTGAGGAAACCTTAGAAACTTACTCGGAATTAATAAAGGAAGGAAAAGTACGCTGGATTGGTGCGTCAAATCTTTCAGTTGCCCGGTTAAGCGAATCACTCGAAGCCAGTAAAGAGAATAGTTTTCCAGCGTACCAGACATTTCAGCCAGAATACAATCTATACGCCAGAGAGGGATTTGAAAAGGAAATGGAGGTGGTTTGTCTTGAAAATAATTTGGGTGTTATCAATTATTATTCTCTTGCCAGTGGTTTCTTAACCGGAAAATACCGCAGTGAAGCAGACCTTGGCCAAAGTGCAAGAGGAGGTGGAATAAAAGATTTTTTAAATGAGCGAGGCTTTAAAATTTTAAAAGCACTGGATGAAATATCAACCCGCTATGAAACGGATCAGTCAAGTGTCGCTATTGCATGGCTGATTGCCAGAAAATCAGTAACTGCACCCATTGCCAGTGCTACAAACTTAAAGCAACTAGAAGCGCTGACGAATGCTGCTGACCTGAATCTGGACGCAAGTGCTATTGAAATTTTAAATAAGGCAAGTTCTTATTGA